A stretch of the Aegilops tauschii subsp. strangulata cultivar AL8/78 chromosome 4, Aet v6.0, whole genome shotgun sequence genome encodes the following:
- the LOC109739672 gene encoding uncharacterized protein, with translation MAAAKIRWGELDEEDDGGDLDFLLPPPVVVGPDANGLKKTIHYRFDDDGNKVKVTTTTRVVKLARTRLSKAAVERRSWAKFGDAASGDDASARLTVVSTEEIFLERPRAPGSKADEPSASNDALETANKGTALMVCRSCGKKGDHWTAKCPYKDLVDTLDRPPTSDGPAALNDPAKSSYVPPRLRKDAVYQDGGHDMRRRNDENSVRVTNLSEDTREPDLLELFRAFGPVSRVYVALDQRTGSSRGFGFVNFVQREDAEKAISKLNGYGYDNLILHVEWATPRPSN, from the exons ATGGCGGCGGCGAAGATCAGGTGGGGGGAGCTAGACGAggaggacgacggcggcgacCTCGACTTCCTGCTCCCGCCGCCGGTCGTCGTCGGGCCCGACGCCAACGGCCTCAAGAAGACGATCCACTACCGCTTCGACGACGACGGCAACAAGGTCAAGGTTACCACCACCACCCGCGTCGTCAAGCTCGCCCGCACGCGCCTCTCCAAGGCGGCCGTCGAGCGCCGCTCCTGGGCCAAGTTCGGCGACGCCGCCAGCGGCGACGACGCCTCCGCGCGCCTCACCGTCGTCTCCACCGAGGAGATCTTCCTCGAGCGCCCACGCGCCCCAG GGAGCAAGGCTGATGAACCAAGTGCTTCCAATGATGCACTGGAAACGGCAAACAAAGGTACTGCTCTCATGGTCTGCAGATCCTGTGGCAAGAAGGGTGACCACTGGACCGCAAAGTGCCCCTACAAGGATCTCGTCGATACTCTGGACAGGCCTCCTACTTCTGACGGACCCGCAGCACTGAATGATCCCGCTAAGAGCTCGTATGTTCCTCCGAGGCTAAGGAAGGATGCTGTTTATCAAGATGGTGGGCACGACATGAGGCGCAGGAACGATGAGAACTCTGTCCGCGTTACCAATTTATCTGAGGACACCCGTGAGCCTGACCTCCTCGAGCTGTTCCGTGCGTTTGGCCCTGTTAGCCGAGTCTATGTTGCGCTGGATCAGAGGACTGGATCAAGCAGGGGCTTTGGCTTCGTCAACTTTGTCCAGAGGGAGGATGCTGAGAAGGCTATTAGCAAGCTCAATGGCTATGGTTATGATAACCTCATCCTCCATGTTGAGTGGGCAACACCTCGGCCTAGTAATTAG